A region from the uncultured Draconibacterium sp. genome encodes:
- a CDS encoding Na(+)-translocating NADH-quinone reductase subunit A gives MSEVIKLRKGLNIKLKGSAEKALEKLPTPATVALKPTNFPGLTPKLSVKVDAEVKAGEALFYDKYHPEIVFTAPIGGKVVSINRGERRRILEVVIATDKNAGSAEFKKAAPSALSAEEVKEQILKSGLWPFIKKRPYGIIANPEEKPKAIYISTFDTAPMAPDYDFVLQDQMDTFQTGVDVLAKLTEGDVNLGVKSGSAFSSVKNVVINTFEGPHPAGNVGIQIANTNPINKGDVVWTINVQDLLFIGRLFETGKVDFTKTIALTGSEVKAPKYFETIVGAPIKDLVSGKLTTAGYSSRIISGNVLTGDKVSEKSFLSYYDSQISVIPEGDDYEFMGWADPGFGKFSATKAYFGKLFPKKEYTLNANLHGGERAFVVSNQYEKYVPMDILPVFLLKAIMVNDIDKMEQLGIYEVIEEDFALCEYACTSKIEVQKILREGINTMIKELG, from the coding sequence ATGTCAGAAGTAATTAAGTTAAGGAAAGGGCTTAATATAAAGCTAAAAGGAAGTGCAGAAAAGGCACTCGAGAAATTGCCGACTCCGGCAACAGTAGCTCTGAAACCCACTAATTTTCCGGGACTTACTCCAAAACTTAGCGTAAAAGTTGATGCCGAGGTTAAAGCAGGCGAAGCTTTGTTCTATGACAAATATCATCCGGAGATTGTTTTTACTGCCCCTATTGGCGGTAAAGTTGTATCTATTAACCGTGGTGAGCGTCGCAGAATTTTGGAAGTAGTAATTGCAACCGATAAAAATGCAGGATCTGCAGAATTTAAAAAAGCTGCCCCATCAGCGTTATCGGCGGAAGAGGTGAAGGAACAGATTTTAAAAAGTGGTTTATGGCCGTTTATTAAAAAACGTCCGTACGGAATAATTGCCAATCCGGAAGAAAAACCAAAAGCTATTTACATTTCAACATTCGACACGGCTCCAATGGCTCCGGATTATGATTTTGTTTTACAAGATCAAATGGATACATTCCAGACAGGGGTAGACGTTTTAGCCAAACTTACTGAAGGAGATGTTAACCTGGGTGTAAAATCCGGTTCCGCTTTTTCATCGGTAAAGAATGTGGTAATTAACACCTTTGAAGGGCCGCACCCTGCAGGAAATGTTGGTATACAGATTGCAAATACCAACCCAATAAATAAAGGCGATGTAGTTTGGACAATTAACGTACAGGATCTATTGTTTATTGGCCGGCTTTTTGAAACCGGAAAAGTAGATTTTACCAAAACAATCGCCCTAACAGGCTCAGAGGTAAAAGCACCAAAATATTTTGAAACCATCGTGGGTGCGCCAATTAAAGATTTGGTTAGCGGCAAGCTTACTACTGCAGGATACAGCAGCAGAATTATTAGTGGTAATGTGCTTACCGGCGATAAAGTTTCAGAGAAAAGCTTCCTGAGCTATTACGACTCGCAAATTAGTGTAATTCCGGAAGGCGATGATTATGAGTTTATGGGCTGGGCTGATCCCGGTTTCGGAAAATTCAGTGCAACCAAAGCGTACTTCGGCAAATTATTCCCGAAAAAAGAATACACCTTAAATGCCAATCTACATGGTGGCGAACGTGCGTTTGTTGTTTCAAACCAATACGAAAAGTATGTTCCAATGGATATCCTACCGGTATTTCTGCTAAAAGCCATTATGGTTAACGATATCGACAAAATGGAGCAACTGGGTATTTACGAGGTAATTGAAGAAGACTTTGCGCTTTGCGAATATGCTTGTACTTCTAAAATTGAAGTACAGAAAATTTTGCGCGAAGGTATTAACACCATGATTAAAGAGCTTGGTTAA
- a CDS encoding NADH:ubiquinone reductase (Na(+)-transporting) subunit B, producing the protein MNFIKNFFLNTKPHVQKGAKFHWLHSVHDGMFTLFFVSKDTSKSGAHVHDYIDLKRTMGMVVLALVPALLFGMYNTGYQHFKAIGELASTGFFEIFIYGLLRVLPILIVSYVVGLGIEFVFAQLRGHEIQEGFLVSGFLIPLIMPINTPLWMVAIATAFAVILGKEVFGGTGMNIWNPALVARAFLFFAYPAQMSGESVWVRLASGDKVVDTFSGATPMARAAAGNLDYSVADAFIGLIPGSIGETSAVAILLGAILLVVTGIGSWKIMVSTIAGGAVMGLILNAVSGSAGLSPEVATYFSMPFWHHLILGGFMFGAIFMATDPVSASQTEKGKWIYGFLIGILAIIIRVINPAFPEGMMLAILLMNTFAPLIDHYVVAGHIKKRAKRAKVSA; encoded by the coding sequence ATGAATTTCATAAAAAACTTTTTTTTAAATACAAAGCCACATGTACAGAAAGGCGCCAAGTTTCATTGGTTGCACTCGGTACATGATGGTATGTTTACGTTGTTCTTTGTATCAAAGGACACATCGAAATCGGGAGCACACGTTCACGATTACATCGATTTAAAACGTACAATGGGTATGGTGGTGTTGGCCTTAGTTCCGGCTTTATTGTTCGGGATGTACAACACCGGGTACCAGCACTTTAAAGCAATTGGAGAACTGGCCTCAACCGGTTTCTTCGAAATATTCATTTACGGTCTCCTGCGGGTACTTCCCATCCTTATTGTTTCGTACGTTGTAGGTTTGGGTATCGAATTTGTTTTTGCCCAACTACGTGGTCACGAAATTCAGGAAGGTTTCCTGGTATCGGGTTTTCTTATCCCGCTTATTATGCCAATAAACACACCACTTTGGATGGTTGCCATTGCAACTGCCTTTGCGGTTATTTTAGGTAAAGAGGTTTTTGGCGGAACAGGAATGAATATTTGGAACCCTGCACTTGTTGCACGTGCTTTCTTATTCTTCGCTTATCCGGCTCAAATGTCGGGCGAATCGGTTTGGGTGCGTCTTGCATCCGGCGATAAAGTGGTTGACACTTTCTCGGGAGCTACTCCAATGGCGCGAGCTGCTGCGGGTAACCTCGACTACAGTGTTGCCGATGCATTTATCGGATTAATTCCGGGTTCAATTGGCGAAACTTCGGCAGTAGCCATACTGCTGGGTGCCATTTTACTGGTTGTAACCGGAATAGGAAGCTGGAAAATTATGGTTTCAACCATTGCCGGTGGAGCTGTTATGGGGCTTATTCTTAACGCAGTTTCAGGAAGCGCAGGGCTTTCGCCCGAAGTTGCCACTTATTTCTCCATGCCTTTCTGGCATCACTTAATTTTAGGTGGCTTTATGTTTGGTGCTATTTTTATGGCTACCGACCCGGTTTCGGCATCGCAAACCGAAAAAGGAAAATGGATTTACGGATTCCTGATTGGTATCCTTGCCATTATCATCCGTGTTATCAATCCGGCTTTCCCTGAAGGTATGATGTTGGCAATTTTGCTAATGAACACATTTGCTCCGCTTATCGACCACTACGTTGTAGCCGGTCATATTAAGAAAAGAGCTAAACGAGCTAAAGTTTCTGCATAA
- a CDS encoding DUF5103 domain-containing protein, protein MKISIVSLILFIICFLQVKGQEENFYYENAIYLENIKTVLAYRDGFELSNPIMALQEDITLVFKFDDLSENVKDYYYTIIHCDADWNESYIAQEEYIDGFVENPVDDYAMSFNTTFNYVNYRIEIPNDNLKFKLSGNYALVVYEDQDKEKRVLSKRFHVYENAVRIEGTVRRATLDAFKGTNHEVDFKVHHPNVPILNPRDEVKVVIMQNNRWDNAIRNLKPLYIRDRVLDYDYNKENVFPAGNEFRYFDIRTNRMNGENVIATDFHRPYYHKTLNLDEVRANKRFFSYEEMNGMYLIESQDQEVRDFDTECDYNFVHFTLPLEAPLLGGSVNVFGALSNWNANKSNEMTYNFDRGQYELSLLLKQGYYNYMYVYVPQGAKSADHTNIEGSFWETNNDYQIMVYYRDLAGRFDRLVGYTQLNSVSNRY, encoded by the coding sequence ATGAAAATATCCATTGTAAGCCTTATTCTTTTTATCATTTGCTTTTTGCAGGTAAAAGGGCAAGAAGAAAACTTCTATTACGAGAATGCTATTTACCTTGAAAATATAAAAACGGTACTTGCCTATCGCGATGGTTTTGAGCTGTCGAACCCGATAATGGCTCTTCAGGAAGATATAACACTGGTTTTTAAATTTGACGATTTGTCGGAAAATGTGAAGGATTACTATTATACGATTATACACTGTGATGCGGACTGGAATGAAAGCTATATTGCTCAGGAGGAATATATTGACGGTTTTGTTGAAAACCCGGTTGATGATTATGCCATGTCGTTTAATACAACGTTTAATTATGTGAATTACCGGATTGAGATTCCGAATGACAATCTGAAATTTAAGCTCTCGGGTAATTATGCTCTTGTGGTTTATGAGGACCAGGATAAAGAAAAAAGAGTATTATCAAAACGCTTTCATGTATACGAAAATGCAGTTCGAATTGAAGGTACTGTGCGTCGGGCAACTCTCGATGCTTTTAAAGGTACCAACCACGAGGTTGATTTTAAAGTGCATCATCCCAACGTGCCTATTTTAAATCCACGCGACGAGGTAAAGGTGGTAATCATGCAAAATAATCGCTGGGATAACGCCATACGGAATTTGAAGCCTTTGTATATTCGCGATAGGGTGCTGGATTACGACTACAATAAAGAAAATGTATTTCCGGCAGGTAATGAGTTTCGTTATTTTGATATTCGCACCAACCGCATGAATGGGGAGAACGTGATTGCAACCGATTTTCATCGGCCATATTACCATAAAACATTGAACCTTGATGAAGTACGGGCAAATAAACGCTTCTTTTCATACGAAGAGATGAATGGAATGTATTTGATTGAAAGTCAGGATCAGGAGGTACGTGATTTTGACACTGAATGCGATTATAATTTTGTTCATTTTACCTTGCCCCTGGAGGCGCCCTTGCTGGGAGGTTCTGTCAATGTTTTTGGCGCATTATCTAACTGGAATGCCAATAAAAGTAACGAAATGACTTATAATTTCGACCGGGGGCAGTACGAGCTATCCTTGCTTTTAAAACAAGGGTACTATAACTATATGTATGTTTATGTGCCCCAGGGAGCAAAATCAGCCGACCATACCAATATTGAGGGGAGTTTTTGGGAAACCAATAATGATTATCAGATTATGGTTTATTATCGTGATTTGGCAGGGAGGTTCGACAGGTTAGTTGGCTATACGCAGCTTAATTCGGTAAGCAACCGGTATTAA
- a CDS encoding PAS domain-containing sensor histidine kinase, whose amino-acid sequence MLKRVFKILAERFWAAKTDTNEKKQLFQLLLIWGALGILTSVLTIRDLLFSTTEGCLMCSIFALSVSGLAIICILNARKDCATNAIFGLPILVYALYLSDFTDHAPLQETVHLSVWWLMAGLVFLYFFSVLELRLVIYFFISLGLICFQLHKANHLTDSLAYFDPFVSNPILIFTAFFLVTFYLRKKLIISIENLKEQIDAQHEGLNRVIQNSSFLIARLRAKRDEDGNITNLIVEKINNAFEAAFKRNLYEVQEQEAAYVFDLIFKGRFDVNKTILFNKKRISEFHAKELDRWYKVHMINPLFNTYYLIFEDITKTKKQIAELEASKRRYKVLLEAIPDIFFVIDKDGIYEDFVIKESDLFKIEDSNIIGSSIFDAGFPDKMANKIYSCIQHCIKHNSIESIEYSLNTPNGTFMFEMRLAKLNANAVISVARDITKRKTAEFGLEKALVKAEESDRLKSAFLANLSHEIRTPMNIITNFTRMLADDSMDAFERLSITDAINQNGQQLMNMIDNTIHLARIETEKIAINTSFCKINPLLREIYNTHFSNLPDSKDIRIRLNADVANAEFGFSTDEELLKEVLSILVDNAVKYTNAGQVTFGFEMIRNDFVRFFVTDTGIGIPPEDFEHIFSRFYRVQNKINQTTSGSGIGLPIAQHYVTLLGGDLEFESKVDKGSTFWFELPFNEGSGYMKVVS is encoded by the coding sequence TTGTTAAAAAGAGTTTTTAAAATATTAGCAGAAAGATTTTGGGCTGCTAAAACAGATACTAATGAAAAAAAGCAGCTTTTTCAGCTCCTATTGATTTGGGGAGCACTGGGGATTTTGACTTCTGTTTTAACGATTAGAGACCTACTGTTTTCAACTACCGAAGGATGCCTGATGTGTTCCATCTTCGCATTATCTGTTTCGGGTTTAGCCATTATATGTATTTTAAATGCCCGAAAAGACTGCGCTACTAATGCCATTTTTGGCCTGCCCATTTTGGTTTACGCTTTATACCTTTCAGACTTTACCGATCATGCCCCATTGCAAGAGACAGTGCACTTATCGGTATGGTGGCTAATGGCCGGCCTCGTATTTCTTTACTTCTTCTCAGTGTTGGAATTGCGCCTGGTCATCTACTTTTTTATATCGCTTGGCCTTATTTGTTTTCAGTTGCACAAAGCCAATCACCTTACCGATTCACTTGCCTACTTTGACCCCTTCGTTAGCAATCCTATTTTAATTTTTACGGCTTTCTTTTTGGTTACCTTTTATCTGCGCAAGAAATTAATTATTAGCATTGAAAATTTAAAAGAGCAAATTGACGCACAGCATGAAGGGCTAAACCGCGTTATTCAAAACTCTTCGTTTCTGATTGCAAGGCTGCGTGCAAAACGCGATGAAGATGGCAACATTACCAACCTCATTGTTGAAAAAATAAACAATGCTTTTGAAGCAGCCTTTAAACGGAATTTATACGAAGTGCAGGAGCAGGAAGCAGCGTACGTTTTCGATTTGATTTTTAAAGGTCGTTTTGACGTCAATAAAACCATTCTTTTTAACAAAAAAAGAATTTCCGAGTTTCATGCCAAAGAGTTGGACAGGTGGTATAAGGTTCACATGATAAATCCGCTTTTTAACACCTACTACCTGATATTTGAAGATATTACAAAAACCAAAAAACAAATTGCAGAACTGGAGGCAAGCAAACGAAGGTACAAGGTTTTGCTGGAAGCCATTCCCGACATCTTTTTTGTAATTGATAAAGACGGGATTTACGAGGATTTTGTAATTAAAGAAAGTGATTTGTTTAAAATTGAAGATTCAAACATTATCGGGAGTTCTATTTTTGATGCCGGTTTTCCGGATAAAATGGCCAATAAAATTTATTCATGCATACAACACTGCATCAAACACAACAGTATTGAAAGCATTGAATACTCGCTGAACACCCCCAACGGAACATTTATGTTTGAAATGCGACTGGCAAAATTAAATGCCAATGCTGTTATTTCGGTTGCACGCGATATTACCAAGCGAAAAACAGCAGAATTCGGACTTGAAAAAGCGCTCGTTAAAGCTGAAGAATCTGATCGGTTAAAGTCTGCATTCCTTGCTAACTTATCGCACGAAATTCGTACGCCAATGAACATTATCACCAACTTTACCCGAATGTTGGCTGACGACTCGATGGATGCATTTGAGCGCCTGAGTATTACAGATGCGATTAACCAGAACGGCCAACAGTTAATGAATATGATTGACAACACCATTCACCTGGCCAGAATTGAGACTGAAAAAATTGCAATAAACACTTCATTCTGCAAAATCAATCCTTTACTCCGCGAAATTTACAACACTCATTTCTCGAACCTACCCGATAGTAAAGACATTCGGATACGACTTAATGCTGATGTTGCCAATGCCGAATTTGGTTTTTCAACCGATGAAGAGTTGCTTAAAGAAGTATTATCAATTTTAGTTGATAACGCCGTAAAATATACCAATGCGGGGCAGGTTACCTTTGGTTTTGAAATGATACGAAACGATTTTGTGAGATTTTTCGTGACCGACACCGGCATTGGTATCCCGCCTGAGGATTTCGAACATATCTTTAGCCGTTTCTATCGTGTGCAGAACAAGATTAACCAAACCACATCTGGCTCTGGTATCGGGCTACCCATTGCACAACATTACGTTACCTTATTAGGTGGAGACTTGGAATTTGAATCAAAAGTAGATAAAGGCAGTACTTTCTGGTTTGAACTCCCGTTTAACGAAGGTAGCGGATACATGAAAGTTGTCAGTTAA